In Corynebacterium afermentans subsp. afermentans, a genomic segment contains:
- a CDS encoding ATP-binding protein translates to MSWTERRLRETLSQLRAFGDDTTLVECKTAGGGVPEQLGETLCAFANMPQAGAIILGVSERRGFEATGVAEPAQMEKSVVNVNRSAVTPAPQLEFFHHVLDGKNVVVVEVTPLLASEKPAKFEGKPFLRQADGDYVMNSNDLKMLSLSALAEAQQTHFDFASLPGTDSALLDASVLDTYVKTVRASRSRIAKIDNVDQLLQVTNVTDNQGNVRFGGLYALGYLPQSVEPALGATAAVRLARGEGAGRNRNLTEIEGPLPVMLAEAMEWIQRNADTVSRYTETGHLVDQPEFPPSAIREVLANALVHRDLGPSVDVGKKVEIRLTERMLIIVSPGGLRGLSVSQLEAPSLTKAPVNKRLYEIARYLRTDDGERVIEGEGGGIQEILTAIREARMPKPKFVDNGVEFKVLFPRGSRFTEEEDDWLEGLQRDGLRLSPTEEDILVDLRNHGGATLSGIVQRYSPYSEQSCKRMLGRLTEKGVLQETDGQYALPGTQSDTMRFEALRPDITAAFHIDDLASLGKNVPAVYRAFTPGAQVTLKELQTQTGLSAAQLRYALEPLLHHGHVVMLGGQGRRGTTYRLKY, encoded by the coding sequence ATGTCCTGGACTGAGCGGCGGTTGCGTGAAACACTTTCCCAGTTGCGTGCGTTTGGAGACGATACGACCCTGGTTGAGTGCAAAACAGCAGGTGGGGGAGTCCCTGAGCAGCTGGGCGAGACGCTGTGCGCGTTTGCGAACATGCCTCAAGCTGGCGCAATCATTCTCGGGGTGAGTGAACGGCGTGGGTTCGAAGCCACCGGCGTTGCCGAGCCCGCGCAGATGGAGAAATCCGTGGTGAATGTGAACCGGAGTGCGGTGACGCCGGCGCCACAGTTGGAATTTTTCCACCACGTGCTTGACGGGAAGAACGTAGTCGTTGTGGAAGTCACGCCGCTTCTGGCTTCAGAGAAGCCGGCGAAGTTCGAGGGCAAACCATTTTTGCGCCAGGCAGACGGCGACTACGTGATGAATTCGAATGACTTGAAAATGCTGTCGCTGTCGGCGTTGGCTGAGGCCCAGCAGACCCACTTCGATTTTGCATCTTTGCCAGGAACCGATTCCGCCTTGCTGGACGCCAGCGTGCTTGACACATACGTGAAAACGGTGCGTGCTTCTCGGAGCCGCATAGCCAAAATCGACAACGTCGATCAGCTACTGCAGGTCACTAACGTTACGGACAACCAGGGCAACGTGCGCTTTGGCGGTTTGTACGCGCTCGGGTACCTCCCGCAATCGGTTGAGCCAGCACTCGGAGCGACAGCGGCAGTGCGGCTGGCTCGAGGGGAGGGAGCGGGTCGAAACAGGAACCTGACTGAGATTGAGGGCCCATTGCCCGTGATGCTGGCGGAAGCGATGGAATGGATTCAGCGAAATGCGGATACCGTGAGTCGTTACACCGAAACCGGCCACTTAGTGGATCAGCCGGAGTTTCCCCCGAGCGCTATCCGAGAAGTGCTAGCGAACGCGTTGGTGCACCGGGATCTGGGGCCCTCTGTGGACGTGGGCAAGAAGGTGGAGATCAGGCTCACGGAGCGAATGCTCATAATTGTCAGCCCAGGCGGTTTGCGTGGCCTATCCGTTTCTCAGCTTGAGGCGCCTTCTTTGACTAAAGCCCCGGTAAACAAGCGTCTATACGAGATCGCGCGTTACCTCCGCACGGACGACGGGGAGCGTGTAATTGAGGGCGAAGGTGGCGGTATTCAGGAAATCCTGACGGCAATCCGGGAGGCGCGCATGCCGAAACCTAAGTTCGTAGACAACGGTGTCGAGTTCAAGGTCCTCTTTCCGCGCGGATCCCGTTTCACGGAGGAAGAGGATGACTGGTTGGAGGGTTTGCAGCGTGACGGGCTGCGATTGAGCCCGACTGAGGAGGACATTCTGGTGGACCTGCGGAACCACGGTGGCGCCACGCTTTCCGGCATCGTGCAGCGCTACTCGCCTTACAGTGAGCAGTCATGCAAGAGGATGCTGGGCAGACTCACGGAGAAAGGGGTGCTCCAGGAAACTGACGGCCAGTACGCCTTGCCTGGAACCCAGAGCGACACAATGAGGTTCGAGGCCCTGCGGCCGGACATCACCGCCGCTTTCCACATTGATGATTTGGCTTCCCTTGGTAAAAACGTTCCCGCCGTCTACCGGGCTTTTACTCCTGGCGCACAGGTCACGCTGAAGGAGTTGCAGACTCAGACGGGGCTCTCGGCGGCGCAACTGCGTTATGCTCTTGAACCCCTTCTCCACCACGGGCACGTGGTCATGCTCGGTGGTCAAGGCCGCCGGGGCACGACGTATCGGTTGAAATACTGA
- a CDS encoding phytoene/squalene synthase family protein, with translation MADKAAAQVIAQYSTSFSLAVRTLPNPERTHIRNLYAVVRIADEIVDGTTTQANECPETALDLYEEQVLHAPAHRFHTDPVLHAWARTYRECHLNPEHMQAFFASMRADLTQTEFTPQQLDTYIYGSAEVIGLMCLDIFLCGRDTPHRRELEEGARALGSAFQKVNFLRDLGEDSRALGRAYFGAPLDDALKSFLTSQIADELDRAHTAIPLLPPAARGGVAAAEALFRELNARIAATPATELQTTRVRVPNHLKVALTAKALANSRKP, from the coding sequence ATGGCGGACAAGGCGGCGGCGCAGGTGATTGCGCAGTATTCCACCAGTTTTTCCCTGGCCGTGCGCACGCTGCCGAACCCGGAGCGCACCCACATTCGGAACCTCTACGCGGTGGTGCGCATCGCGGACGAGATCGTGGACGGCACCACAACGCAGGCCAACGAGTGCCCGGAAACCGCCCTCGACCTGTATGAGGAGCAGGTGCTGCACGCCCCGGCCCACCGCTTCCACACGGATCCGGTGCTGCACGCGTGGGCGCGCACCTACCGCGAGTGCCACCTGAATCCCGAGCATATGCAGGCATTTTTCGCCTCCATGCGCGCGGATCTGACGCAGACGGAATTCACGCCGCAACAGCTGGATACCTATATATATGGCTCGGCTGAGGTGATCGGCCTGATGTGCCTGGATATTTTCCTGTGCGGCCGCGACACCCCGCACCGCCGCGAGCTGGAGGAGGGCGCCCGTGCGCTCGGCAGTGCGTTCCAGAAGGTCAACTTCCTGCGCGACCTCGGGGAGGACAGCCGCGCGCTCGGTCGAGCGTACTTCGGCGCCCCGCTTGACGACGCCCTAAAGTCCTTCCTCACCAGCCAAATCGCCGACGAGCTCGACCGCGCCCACACGGCCATCCCGCTGCTGCCGCCGGCAGCCCGCGGGGGAGTGGCGGCTGCCGAGGCGCTGTTCCGTGAGCTCAACGCCCGCATCGCGGCGACCCCGGCAACCGAGCTGCAGACCACCCGCGTCCGCGTGCCCAACCACCTCAAAGTAGCGCTCACAGCGAAAGCGCTCGCGAACTCGAGGAAGCCATGA